The Malus domestica chromosome 17, GDT2T_hap1 genome contains the following window.
AGCTAAATCAATCTCCCACTCTTCCATCTTTGCATTCACCACCCTTCTCTCTTAACCTTTCCTAAAGTATTTCTCCAACTGGATATCCCAACTCTTGAAATCGATCTTATCAGCATGAAAAACCACTTACTCAACTCTTCCTCCCACATCCTTCCCTTCGAATCCAAATTGCTTGACCTTTGAACTCCCTCAATTTCCATTTTTCACGAACTTTCCCAACTTTTACTCAAATCGAACTTCAAAAACTGctatattattttgttataaaaTAAAGCCATGTGGAGGACTTACCTTGATGGTGAGGTCGGAAAAGTCGAAGACAAAGTCTGGCAATTCGGAGAGGTCACAGTGAAGAGGGTGGTCACAGATCACATAAGAGGTCAAGATGAAAAGGAGTTCTAAGTTTGGAAGCGAGCGACAAGGTCGAGGTAttgagtttgaaatttgaagtcTGGAGACTGAAAGCAGGGTATTGACTATTGAGTCTGGAGTCTGGAGTCCGGAGAGAGGAGGGGAAGATGGGTGTATTAGTTTGGTATAATGTAATACAAaaagagagattatattcacacaccccaaattacttctcccataccttttaaattttttaatattttttacacaccactaacacttaatagaaaaaaattaaaaaattaaaaaaatgtgggagaagcaatttggggtgtgtgaatataatttcCCTACAAAAACGAGGTCATTTTAAGGGTTTtgatggatttggatcctctcatgAGCCAATGGAGATTATCCTCCTGACCAATCATTGTaagccgttggatgaaaattttaAGGGTTTtgatggatttggatcctctcctgagccaatgtagaggatcctcctgaccaaccATTgtgagccgttggattttcatctagcggctataattattataactttaaaatgaCCTCCCTGTTTATAGCCGTTAGATAAAAATCTAACGGCCCATAAtgcttggtcaggaggatcctctccattggctcaggagaggatccaaatctgATTTTGATGTTCTGTTCAGTTCGTTTGAACCACTAAAATTGAAACTGAATCAATAAATTATAGTTTGGTTTGATTGTTTTACAATTCGATTTAATTTGGTATTCGATttcgtttttctttcttttagagCAATTATAGCCCTCTCTTTTAGGCTGGCCCAAAGTCTACCCCAGTTTGTAGGCCGGCCCAAAATGGGCTAAGGTAGGAACTGACCTATCTGGCATCATGCTGACGCCAATGAacaatggattttttttttttatgcatcaGGCGCGTGGAAAACACTCGCGTGTGGGCGTGCGTCCCCGACAACGTGACAGAGGCCAGGCCTACGTTGCAGGCTCACTAAAAGGGCGCAGGACATGGGCCACGTGGCTTGGCTacggccgttggatttccaacggtaaaaaaaaattgaatttcaaaCCCAACGGCTAGTGACGTGGCAAAATTTGGGCCGTCCAATTCCTAGATTAACGGTCCAggttttttgaccaaaaaacttgaagaaaaaaaatgtcagAATTATTACCGTTGGCCACGTGTCCAATTTTGGGCGGTTGGATTTCATTCTTTGAAATCTAACGGTTCAAACtaattaacttaataaaaattattaaaaattgtttaaaaatacaaaaaaaataaaacaattttttttcttctataagtACCTAACCATCATACTTTttgataatgacacgtgacgtaACAAGATTAGTTAAAAATCATAcccgaaattaaaaataaaattattttgtaaaaaaattaataatattttaatacgaattgaCTAGACTTTAGGCCAGCTTATTTTTTAGAAATGAAGATGCACTTGATCAATTGTTGTTCATTGAAgttaattactatttatttagGTGGATTAAACTGACATTGCTCTTAACCTATTCCAACTAGTTGGTACCATGgattaaaatatcgatattatcggcgaaatatcgccgataatatcgttttggTGAGAGATTTTTATACTTATCCATTTACttatcgtcaaaatatcgcgatattgtcgatattatcgataatatcgacaaTATCGCTTCTTCCTCTTCCGGATCGCTCAAGCTCCGTCACCGATCCATTCGTCGACTTCCCATTCCTGAACTTCTCGCCGTTGTTTCCCGCCTGGGTTTGCTGCTGATGCTGCGGGTGCACTGAGGACGCGTAGGACGCGCTGTAGCACCTGAGATCCTGCATCCCATTGACCCCTGACGAAGTGCCGATGCTGCCATTGACTCTCCACCTCCGTTCTTCCGTGGCCGCACGATTTGGATCTGAACATAGGCGAAGCTACATCGCCCATCCCTTCGCCGGAAATGAAGCCCAGGCGCGATTGTCCGCCCTCTGCCCAAGTCGGAAACCTGCAAGTAGTGATTCGTGAAGCCCCTCATACTGCTGCGCGCTGCTGTGTTTTTGACAGGTGTGGAGGTGTGGCTTTGAGAGGCGCAAAGTAAACCTTCGCGTGAACAGAGTAGAGAGAGGAACAAGAAACGGACGGACGAGATAAACAATTTGCAGAGTATACAGATTACAGAGtcgagagaggaagaagaaaagcatTTGGCTATAATTACTAAGTGTGCAGAGAGAACACGTGGCCTGTTTCAAGCCACTCCCACGTCTCACTTCTGAGGATACGTGGCTTGCTTCAAGtcactcttctctctctcacttttgaGGATTTGAATTCTCATTCAATCCAGTTTGAACCGGACCCGTGACTAACACAGTCACTCAAGGGTCAGTATAATGTGGATGTATTTGTTACATAAGTGATAAGTCATAATGAAGGAAATGGACTCAAACTTGGTAATTGCCAAAATTCTTGTTTTGTCCAACTTATTTAGAAATTCAGGTTTAACTTTCACGTACCTTGTTTTCCTTGCTTGGATCATTAAGAAATAATCTTGGACATATAAACACATAAGATTTAGGATCATTTGTTAGTGTGTtcctaaaaaaaacacaaatgtaACACATGCTAGTCTTGGTTTTGTTTTAGTGCAATGTGTTTGTTTCTTTATATGAAATCTCGTTGGCAACAATTGTAACTTGTTTACAACAAccacaacaacaaaaccttatACTATTAAATGGGGTCAACTGTATAAATCTGATAGGAGcacatttatgcgacttagtaggcttgttcttgtgcatttatgtcgtgtttccttagttattttaatgtttaaagtcattttcgtgtgttttcagattttatggacaaagtatgcaagaagatgcattttggaggcctttggagcatgtttcgggcttggaatggatagcaaatgcatgggccaagtggatggacgaatttgagaactaaagaggccaagaatatgaagaattatggtccaaaagatgaagaaaacaacccaaaaatctgtcaccccaacttgcattccttgccatgcaaaccacgtagaattccctttggattccatgccacgcttgtcccctacataatttctaatttcatgcttcaattcatttaattattacactcaattgcttgatacctcttgttcccttcactcattagattttagacaacatttacatccattacatgcaccaattgatgctccatcattcacatttggaatccaatgccatgtgcaacacatgttgttgcacctttgacccatttgttgacacatttcacctccctttccatctctatgcaatgtacacaatcactcatgctccctagctacaacaccactccattttacccttcacactttgcatcattacttcattttcacccttggaccattgcacaccacacacacaaattgccatgcatttcatccttaacctaacctgattttctaaggtttttggggcctataaatacatgtttacaccccttggccaaaggacaatccctcattttcatcattttatcacaaaaattcgtccatacacaccctaggaagcaaaacaccccaaaaacaccattctagtgcctagaaaacataacagccactccaccttcttccaccctctttacctagttctccaccaccctccaaccatcaaacactcctccacactcaccctaaacccttccataccattccccatccattctacatcataaaactacccaaaatctgtccataacccaatttgccgcaagcaagggaaatgaggaatcttggatgcacttgctaccaagttggagcattttaggtgttttctttcctttgattttaatgtctaattttatgtatctttgctttgtgagtatgaggaactaaacccctcttagttagggggtgattcgaaactatgttcatacttgcaatatgatttgattacatccagttgtgattcataagttgtgaattcaatttacttatccgatcgtataaaaaatgatttgtgtatgttggttgagagtgcacgcttaattttcatgcatgaatttaacgctagaatataagggagtttcacctaatcgttatgaacttatattcacaagtagtgaaggttgctagtcacaatcacgttaagtaaattcttggcataagtttcatgcaaatcatagtaacgagtgcctcgtcaatgcttatgtttttcatagaacttaatgattcttgcttgtatctctattatgcaattcatgtagggaacttgtagggaatgttttgggttgtcgtatgcaatcatccaatccaataacttgtggaaaaactgagggttaattagtgcaattcacggttaatttggggcgttgagtattcatagcttatcgaaaagcaactggaaatcgttttgtatgcaagtgtgacatgtgtggagaagaacctcctagctagccttccatccataagtttcattcaaattcattttacaatctgttttgattcacttaaatttgtctaagaatttgtttactttgttcttgtcttaatttaattattttcgtccaaaatcaaccccatcttatttctttgagtcatattaattagaacttgtcttagattatgtttttaagtgttttagttcattagaaaaccaaaattcgtccaagtttgtgttagagtttcAAAActacccagaaagtgtttttaaggcagttttgagtgtttatttgctgttttgaatctttttgtttatcttagtattttaaagtatagttttgcattttttgactctagtttagtgttttaaactttgtttttacgttttcaagtcagtttccaagtgatttagcaatccctcctaatctccggcctaaaacgatccctacttacatactttactacaattgataaaaagagggtttaattttgtgtgttaacttatttttcacatcaaaatcGTAGAACGTTACTGCGGTTACCAtgtaatgtataaagtgtaaaatattgtactaattcattatatataaatgattatggtgtgtttaaacttctttcattaattactacatattttctacactcacaatatttgccagctcgctatataatcaacttaaatcagttaaatccatcatgcaatgcatttccttccaattttttgtgataaactaatagataattgactaaataaacatcctgcaaagtttcaataaaaatttccaagtttttcttacaatttccgtggtttccatgtaatttttatcgatatcgatattatcccgatatttccattgatATTTCCGTATTttcagactaccgatatttccgatattaccgatattttcttctttaGTTGGTACCTTGACGAATAGTATTTGACTTTATCAAAAGCATTTCTTTTTTATCAGTATCAGAAGCATTTACATGTGGCCAAATTTATGGTGGGGAAATGTAAAAACATGTACGGTAAATAAGCGAGTACAAGCCCcacgaaaaataattaaatggtgGGGAATCGAAGCTCCCACGCACGAATCCCATTATATAAACTTTCCATCTCAGTCGTACGTTTATTGTTCCGTTTCCTGCCCTTGCCATTGCCATCGAAGAACCAGAAGAAGGAAAACTCAAAGAATCCAAAGGGCCATCCCTTCTGGGCTTCTTTGCTTCAAGAAGTGGGTGCCTTTGGATTTCGATTTCAGGAATGAGAGCAAGAGACTGATATCAAAGCAGAAACATTTTCTCACGGGTCAGTCTCGGTGTCATCAAATATTCTTCCtttttatcttaatttttttcctttgatgAGTTTCAATCGTGGGATTGAGACACAtgtgttgttttttttgtttgaattctCAGGAGGAGGGGCTCTCTGGTTTTTCTTTCCTGCAATCGGTTTTCCATCGGATTTTGTTGCTGATTGGTTTTACATTTTCCTGGGAAAATCCTTAGATCTGATACTGCTTTCTGGGTCTTCCTTGTATTGCATGCATGGGGTAAGTTTTCTGATTCCTCTTCTGGATATGGAAATTTTATTGGATAGGTAGTTCAATGGGATTTCTGGGTGTTCTTCATCTGTTATTTTTGTGGAGTTAATTAGATTCAATTGTACTTGATTTGATTGGGAGGCAAGTAAGAGTAAATGGATTGCATCGTAGCGTTGCGAATTGATGAATCGAAAATGGGATTTTGGGATTTGTACTTGCATTTACTTTTAGGAATTTCACCAACTTATTAGCTTGGCCTAGTGATATGATTGTATGTGGTTAAGTAAAAGCTAAAAGCTTTTCAGATTTATTCTTTTGTGAAAACAGGAAACACATGGAAACTGGGAATTTATACGGTTGgacttgaattttttatttttattttttatcaacggGTTATGATTCAATTAGATTAAAGTCAATCCAATCAGATGCCAATCAGAGGAGATTCAACATCTCTTTGGTAATAATGTTGATTGAATGAATATCTTTGGATAATATCTAATAGAGCCGTCCCATCATGGTTTCTTCGATAATTTCGATTTTGGAATTTGGCTGTAACCTGTTAGCATATCCTGATTAAGAGGTTTAGCAGAGTACTCATGGTTAGTAATGATATCAGGAGCTGGAGTTATGTGAGTGCGGTGGATTTGTGTTCTTTTTTGCTTATGTTGAGCCCTTTGTAATTATAGTCGAGGACATTTTCTGTTCAGTGTTCACTTGCCATACTACACATTTGTATTGACAATGCAAGTTCGTATctttttgaagaaataaaaagTTCTTTTATGTTTGTTCTTTCTTTGCCTGTTCTTTCTTTTGGTGATGGTTGCGAATCTATCGTATGATTTTATGTTTAGTTAGTATTGTTAAATTATATAACTATATATGATTTCTAACAGAATCAGATGTGGTTTGTAACAGAGCAGTGGTTGTCTAGCATGCTATAGTAAGAACGCACCGAAAACTAAAGTGAATGAGCCACCGAAAAGGTTGTTAAACGAACATCGGACTGAAAAGAAACCAAGCATATCAGAGGATTTCTGGACCACCAGCACGTGGGATATGGACAACAGTGCAGTTCAGTCCCAGGGAAGCATCTCATCAATCAGCACAAACCAGACGCTTGATCCGCATGGTGGCTCTGGCAGCAATAGCACCCCTTCCGAATTTGTAAATCATGGCAAGTTCTATACTTATTTGTTGCTTTTTAAGGTTTTATTAATTTCTGGGGATTTCATGTTCACATTTCTGAGAGTCATTTTTTCACATTGGAAATTGGTTTAATGACTCATTGTCAGGTGGGTCATATACAGACTCCTCATGACATTCCAAAGCCTCAGCCGCTTCGGCAGTTTAATCACCTGTAATGAAGTCAACTAATTATGTGTTACTAACAACCCATTTCCCATtttgttttgaactttttcctACTAAATTTCATTGCAAATATGATCTTGTATggttttttttacagttactgTACTTTCTATGATTTCAAGAATGACGTACAACTTTTATTCTTGTCATTTTGTGTATCTTGCTATCatatgtgttttttttccttgacgaatgtgtgtgtgcgcgtgtgGATCCTTGTTTAAGTTATATTACTTGGGATTTGTGGTGCAGGTCTTCTTCTCTGGAACCAGACTAGGCACCGTTGGGTAGGGAATAAAAAGTCTGAGAGCCCATCAAAGAAAATTCGAGAACCCAAATTAAGGTAAGTTGCTTCTTCTGTTCTTTATCGATTCAAGCTCATTGGACCTCTTATGCTTAGATCTGCCAGAAAGAACTATTTGTTCATAGGACCTCTTGCTTAACCAGATACATGCTAGACAATTGAATACAACCTGTCTTTCACATTCATCGGTGgattttcaaaaattaaaaagagaatAATTTTCGCAAATGAGagttgttattggcacttcaaaaatctgatTTTGCACTccaactttctataattagaaggAGAAATACACTTTtgagaagtgtagaatgagattattgaagtgctaataatagTTCCCATATGCTAGTTTTATTCACGAGAACACTATGAATGCAAGGATTTATTCATTCCAAGTTGCATTGCATGTACTAAGTGGGGACTGGGAAATTGTCCGTAGAGTGCTTCGTTCACTCTTAAGTGTAAAGTAGGCGATGGGTACTCATGAGTACCTATCTGTACTTTGTCAGCACTCATTGTCTCAGCATGGTTAAATCATTGTGCCCTTGCAGTTGGAATGCGTCATATGAAAGTTTACTTGGGAGTTCCAAGCCTTTCCCTCAGCCTATTCCTCTCCCGGTGAGCTCCTGCCCCTGCCTGCCCACTATTATCCTTAAACACACTATCTAATTTGTTTTCCTGGTTCCTACATTAACAGGAAATGGTAGATTTTCTCGTTGATATTTGGGAGCAAGAAGGGTTGTACGATTGAGCGGCAGAGGTACTAGAGATTTTTAAGCTGGCTAGTTACGAAAGTTGATCCAGGTGTTTGTAACACTATTACCGCCTCCTAGAAAATAGGAAGCAATAGCATGGCTAGTGCATTATCAACTATCACATCATTTTTTGCTTGCTTGTTCTTGGATTTTAACTCTCGTGGCATTTTAGATGCGCCCTTGTGTTGCATTCAAACTGATTTTATAGGATTGGTTTCTTCCACTGTTCTTAGTGGGGGGTTTTGGAAGACGAAGATTGACCTTTGTCTACACTTTCCTTTCATTGTCATCCTCCGCCCCCTTGCTGTATCTGATTCAGTGTTCATTTCTGTTTATATCTGGGACCGAACCCACTTTCTTTGTTAGTTATGGGTCAAAGTGGAAATATGATTTCTTTGAAATTGTGCACAGGGTTGTAAATGAGTTGAGCCAACCTGAacattcaattgggattttaatttttttgatgattttaggGTATTCAATCataattttaagtgattctataaaattcaaagtgtattcaattaggggtgggcacggtttggtttggtgcggttttgagtgaaatcGAAACCGACACcgaaattgaaaatttttgcAATTcagttcggtgcggttttgaagccaaaaccgaaatgaaatcaaaccgtttggttcggtttcaaacggtttcaatttggttttagtttggtttttaagaaaaaaaatttacaatttgtaatttaacatattaataagcatttcccaatagcaataggaaaaagacatatgttatgtaaacaattagcatgttgaatgcagttgtgatgttaaaatatgtttgtgcaacaaaagAGTATCCCATACAAGGTATAacataaaacaagttgaataactttgaattcattTAACGTGAGAAGttgaataactttgaattcattTAACGTGAGTGAAACTTTcatactagaatatgtgatatcatgcttcaaatgagtggacttcattagatcattgttcgactcttgataacaagattagtccacccttttacatatatatatgtgtgtgtgtgtgtgtgtgtgtgtgtgatagtATAAAATAACAGAGGTTCTTCAAGTAAaaaagtgatgaatgatgatattcttGTGTGATTGAGTTCGTACTAAGTGTAtggattctaacaaacaacaattaaaacatgaaatctaatatgaacatttaattaaatgtttattaatatttacggtgcggttttcaaaagccaaaatcgAAACCAAATCGTTTTCTATGTTGTAGTTCAGTTTCAAAAtcgcaaaaccaaaccattcggtgcggttcgatttggttcgtgtttcgatttcggttttcggttctaaGTGTCCACCCCTATATTCATTTAGGATTTTAAGACAGTTTGTTAAAATTCTTAGAAATCCAGatatattcaattaagattttaagggcaaatgtaacatcccacatcgcccaagggagtggatcctgaaagttttatatgtatattcccatctctacttaacacgaggctttttgggagctcactggtttcgggttccattggaattccaaagttaagcgagtttgcgcgaaagcaatcccaagaggatgggtgacccattgggaagttctagtgtgagttcccagaaacaaaaccgtgagcgCTTGGTAGGGGCTCAAAgtagacaatatcatgctacgacggagtcgagccgggatataaaaaaaatggtatcagagtcaatTCCTGGTCGAAAGTGTGCCGTCGAGGACGTCGGGTCCCTAAGGGGGGTGAattgtaacattccacatcgcctaggggagtgatccttaaatgtatattctcattcctacctagcacgaggccttttgggagctcactggcttcgggttccgtaggaactccgaagttaagcgagttcgtgcgagagcaatcctatgatgggtgacccactaggaagttctcatgtgagttcccagaaacaaaaccatgagggcgtggctggggcctaaagcagacaatatcgtgctatagtggagtcgagcccgggatgtggtgggggctgaggccgggatgtgacaatttggtattagagccaatccctggccggaagtgtgtagacgaggacatcgggcctctaggggggtggattgtaacatcccacatcgcccaggggagtggatcatgtaagccttatgggagctcactagcttcgggttccattggaactctgaagttaagcgagttcacgcgagagtAATCCCAAGATAGGTGACTCACTAGgaagttttcgtgtgagttcccagaaacaaaaccgtgagggcgtggcaggggcccaaagcgaacaatatcgtgctacggtggagtcgagcccgggatgtggtgggggctcgagCCGGGATGTGTCAGCAAGTACTCCTTTACCACAATGGTGGAAATGAGTTTAATCCTTACATGACGGCGTGGATTTGAATTTCGttggtgactaatctaacatttaatctaacaaaatttattgtttgacaaaaaaaaattaggatgtTTAAGAAGTATATAACATTCAagatgtattcaattaaaaattgattttacactatgtttggatgaagaaatttaagattattaaggaattttaaaatgatggaaattgaaatgaaaagattttattttctagaatttgtgaattttcttgtttgattaataatacggaatttgttatttttaaactctcaatcataaaaatcaataaatgacatttatttatatgaaatttaaTCTTGGAATTGGAGGTCtcaaattcctttttttttttatgcggaaattctaaatttctatatttatgaatccaaataagggaatgaatgcatataaatttataaattctaactttaatctaaattccaagtttattttcctttttcaaacatagtgttaaagaatttgaaaatgttGAGGAATTATACGATCTTCAATGGTGATGTcaaattttgaacaaaaaatataaatttggtAGCTTATGTGGCACTTTgacatcttttaaaattttaatctttatggGATATGttaaattaaactattattttattacattataaaataaatgatcaaacaaataaaaaattaataacagacattaaattaattattaaatggcACCGTTCACCCTcgttgatttattttttattttttatttttgaaccaAGAAGAATTTCATTGGAACAGAGGGAAGCTCCAGCGAGAAACAATGGGAGAAAGGCACAGACGCCAAAATCCCAAAACAGCACAAGGAAACCAAGAAATAATCAAACTGAAGAAAAACCCAGTAGCTGGACAAG
Protein-coding sequences here:
- the LOC103428234 gene encoding uncharacterized protein isoform X1, which translates into the protein MWPNLWWGNVKTCTVNKRVQAPRKIIKWWGIEAPTHESHYINFPSQSYVYCSVSCPCHCHRRTRRRKTQRIQRAIPSGLLCFKKWVPLDFDFRNESKRLISKQKHFLTGGGALWFFFPAIGFPSDFVADWFYIFLGKSLDLILLSGSSLYCMHGSSGCLACYSKNAPKTKVNEPPKRLLNEHRTEKKPSISEDFWTTSTWDMDNSAVQSQGSISSISTNQTLDPHGGSGSNSTPSEFVNHGLLLWNQTRHRWVGNKKSESPSKKIREPKLSWNASYESLLGSSKPFPQPIPLPEMVDFLVDIWEQEGLYD
- the LOC103428234 gene encoding uncharacterized protein isoform X2 is translated as MGGCLACYSKNAPKTKVNEPPKRLLNEHRTEKKPSISEDFWTTSTWDMDNSAVQSQGSISSISTNQTLDPHGGSGSNSTPSEFVNHGLLLWNQTRHRWVGNKKSESPSKKIREPKLSWNASYESLLGSSKPFPQPIPLPEMVDFLVDIWEQEGLYD